The Citrifermentans bemidjiense Bem genome window below encodes:
- the greA gene encoding transcription elongation factor GreA codes for MSQTVPLTKESYEALQEDLKRLIKEERPKVIQDIAEARAHGDLSENAEYDAAKNRQGFIEGRILELGDKLARAYVVDLSNLKPDKVVFGATVTVYDTATEEELTYKIVGEDEADIKQCKISCTSPVGKALIGHKLDDSVRVSVPAGVKEYEIIEIRYE; via the coding sequence ATGTCTCAGACAGTTCCACTGACCAAGGAGAGTTACGAGGCCCTTCAGGAAGACCTGAAACGCCTGATAAAGGAAGAGCGCCCCAAGGTGATCCAGGATATCGCCGAGGCGAGGGCCCATGGTGATCTTTCCGAAAACGCGGAGTACGATGCCGCCAAGAACCGTCAGGGTTTCATCGAAGGCCGTATCCTCGAGCTGGGGGATAAGCTGGCACGGGCCTACGTGGTCGATCTCTCCAACCTGAAGCCGGACAAGGTGGTTTTCGGCGCCACGGTGACGGTCTACGACACGGCGACCGAGGAAGAACTCACCTACAAGATCGTGGGAGAGGACGAGGCCGACATCAAGCAGTGTAAGATTTCCTGTACCTCCCCGGTCGGCAAGGCCCTCATCGGGCACAAGCTGGACGACAGCGTCAGGGTGAGCGTCCCCGCGGGGGTCAAAGAGTACGAGATCATCGAGATCCGCTACGAATAG
- a CDS encoding DUF1858 domain-containing protein, which yields MSQVTKDMTFAAVMRMHPDVVKVLAKYNLGCIGCMGAQNESLEQGCAAHGISVDEIVADINKLF from the coding sequence ATGTCTCAGGTAACCAAGGATATGACTTTTGCCGCAGTAATGAGGATGCACCCGGACGTCGTCAAGGTGCTTGCCAAATACAACCTCGGCTGCATCGGCTGCATGGGTGCACAGAACGAGTCCCTGGAGCAGGGTTGCGCCGCTCACGGCATCAGCGTGGACGAGATCGTCGCCGACATCAACAAGCTTTTCTAG
- the recG gene encoding ATP-dependent DNA helicase RecG, giving the protein MPTITLAPDGSIPLPEQLRNDLKLRPGDLVSVEVVDGTLRISKQKSAKETRSTPPAAKPAAAVAQVTVPEELKTPMQSIKGVGPKLAATLSKKGLDTVEDALYLLPNRYEDRRELKKIAQLRPGNSEAFFATVVSAAAQTTKGGRRYFEAIVKDETGSLPLKWFHFHPNFLKKQLVPGRQGIFIGDVAQFGFQREMHHPEVEWAAEGEDLSQVMARDPDNFGSILPVYPLTEGVSQKVMRRIMRDAVQRYSRYVKGALPDELLQRHKLLTLPVALREAHLPAQDSDLSALNSGRSSAHRSLAFDELFFLQLGLALKRRGIAVEDGISFKVTHRYTKELLKLLPFSLTAAQKRVLSEIKEDMMSPHPMHRLVQGDVGCGKTLVALMAALVCVENDYQVAIMAPTELLAEQHYLNIHGYCEKLGIGVTLLTASVKGKGDTLEKIASGATQIVVGTHAVIQEKVEFHRLGLGIIDEQHRFGVVQRAQLKKKGANPDILVMTATPIPRTLSMTVFGDLSLSVIDELPPGRTPIETRMVRESRRKEVYALVREEAAKGRQAYVIYPLVEETEKSDLKAAVQMAEHLAQDVFPDLRVAVLHGRMPAAEKEAVMKEFKAGTTDILVATTVIEVGIDVPNATVMVIEHAERFGLSQLHQLRGRVGRGSERSRCILLAGDKLSEDGQKRLEVMVQSSDGFVIAEADLQIRGPGDFLGTRQAGLPELRVADILRDGGVLEQARKDAFALVERDPELSAPGHERLRGEMMLRWGGRLELASIG; this is encoded by the coding sequence ATGCCGACGATAACCCTCGCGCCAGACGGGTCCATCCCGCTTCCGGAACAGCTCAGGAATGATCTGAAGCTTCGCCCGGGGGACCTGGTGAGCGTAGAGGTCGTCGATGGGACCCTACGTATCTCCAAGCAAAAATCAGCCAAAGAAACACGCTCTACCCCCCCCGCAGCAAAGCCCGCAGCCGCCGTCGCGCAGGTAACCGTCCCCGAAGAACTGAAGACCCCGATGCAGAGCATCAAGGGGGTAGGGCCGAAGCTTGCCGCCACCCTTTCCAAAAAGGGGCTGGACACGGTCGAGGATGCGCTTTATCTTCTCCCCAACCGCTACGAGGATCGCCGCGAACTAAAGAAGATAGCGCAACTGCGCCCCGGCAACAGCGAGGCCTTCTTCGCCACCGTCGTTTCGGCCGCGGCGCAAACCACCAAGGGGGGACGGCGCTACTTCGAGGCCATCGTCAAGGACGAAACGGGTAGCCTGCCGCTCAAGTGGTTCCATTTCCACCCGAACTTCCTGAAGAAACAGCTGGTTCCCGGTAGGCAGGGGATCTTCATCGGCGACGTCGCCCAGTTCGGCTTCCAGCGCGAGATGCACCATCCCGAGGTCGAGTGGGCCGCGGAGGGTGAGGACCTCTCCCAGGTGATGGCGCGCGACCCCGACAACTTCGGCAGCATACTTCCGGTCTATCCGCTCACCGAGGGGGTGAGCCAGAAGGTGATGCGCCGCATCATGCGCGACGCCGTGCAGCGTTACAGCCGCTACGTGAAGGGGGCGCTTCCCGACGAGCTTCTGCAGCGCCACAAGCTCCTCACGCTTCCCGTGGCGCTACGCGAGGCGCACCTTCCTGCCCAGGACAGCGACCTTTCCGCGCTCAACAGCGGCCGCAGCTCGGCACACCGCTCACTCGCTTTCGACGAGCTCTTCTTCCTGCAGTTGGGGCTCGCCCTTAAAAGGCGCGGCATCGCGGTAGAGGACGGCATCAGCTTCAAGGTGACCCACCGCTACACCAAGGAACTCCTAAAGCTCCTCCCCTTCAGCCTGACCGCTGCTCAGAAACGGGTACTCTCCGAGATAAAGGAAGACATGATGTCGCCCCACCCGATGCACAGGCTGGTGCAGGGGGATGTGGGCTGCGGCAAGACGCTCGTCGCCCTCATGGCCGCGCTCGTCTGCGTGGAAAACGATTACCAGGTCGCCATCATGGCCCCCACCGAGCTTCTAGCCGAACAGCACTACCTGAACATCCATGGCTACTGCGAGAAACTGGGCATAGGCGTGACGCTCCTGACTGCGAGCGTGAAGGGGAAGGGTGACACGCTGGAAAAAATTGCCTCCGGCGCCACCCAGATCGTGGTCGGGACTCACGCCGTCATCCAGGAGAAGGTGGAATTCCACCGATTGGGGCTGGGAATCATCGACGAGCAGCACCGCTTCGGCGTCGTGCAGCGCGCCCAGTTGAAGAAGAAGGGGGCGAACCCCGACATCCTGGTGATGACGGCGACTCCCATTCCGCGCACTCTTTCCATGACCGTCTTCGGAGACCTCTCGCTTTCGGTGATCGACGAGTTGCCGCCGGGGAGGACCCCCATCGAGACGCGGATGGTGCGCGAGTCGCGCCGCAAGGAGGTGTACGCGCTGGTGAGGGAGGAGGCGGCGAAGGGGAGGCAGGCCTACGTCATCTATCCCCTGGTCGAGGAGACCGAGAAGAGCGACCTGAAGGCTGCAGTGCAAATGGCCGAGCACCTGGCGCAGGATGTTTTTCCGGACCTGCGCGTCGCCGTCCTCCACGGGCGCATGCCCGCCGCCGAGAAGGAAGCGGTGATGAAGGAGTTCAAGGCGGGGACTACCGACATCCTGGTCGCCACCACGGTCATCGAGGTCGGCATCGACGTCCCCAACGCCACCGTAATGGTCATCGAACACGCCGAGCGGTTCGGTCTTTCCCAACTGCACCAGTTGCGGGGGAGGGTGGGGCGCGGCAGCGAGCGCTCCCGCTGCATCCTGCTCGCCGGGGACAAGCTCTCCGAGGACGGCCAGAAACGTCTTGAGGTAATGGTGCAGAGCTCCGACGGCTTCGTCATCGCCGAGGCCGACCTTCAGATCAGGGGACCCGGCGACTTCCTGGGCACCAGGCAGGCGGGGCTTCCCGAATTGCGGGTGGCGGACATCCTGCGGGACGGCGGCGTGCTGGAGCAGGCGCGCAAAGACGCCTTCGCCCTGGTCGAGCGCGACCCGGAGCTGTCCGCGCCCGGACACGAACGTCTGCGCGGGGAAATGATGCTCCGCTGGGGCGGGAGGTTGGAGCTCGCCAGCATCGGGTGA
- a CDS encoding fibronectin type III domain-containing protein, with amino-acid sequence MKNLFGGGSDEEVIRLAGEFLTKDAVVESIFTVLPNLQKLKFSHDRHLGLFNEVLGGNREKEGELQAVRQEVSAQLGLFRGMALLAGTQDPTIPQKLGLQQQQPITKRTAGILTAPENSRMVYDGHTIVARANAVKGAKSYEVWGCDGDPMTESNWRHLTTSCRVNRIEIAGLTPGKMFYFRIRAIAPSGPGSWTNFMSMMAI; translated from the coding sequence ATGAAAAACCTATTTGGTGGGGGAAGCGACGAAGAGGTGATTCGCTTGGCAGGAGAGTTTTTGACTAAGGACGCTGTCGTGGAAAGTATCTTCACGGTGCTGCCGAACCTTCAGAAGCTCAAGTTCTCCCATGATCGTCACCTGGGCCTGTTCAACGAGGTCCTGGGGGGCAACCGCGAAAAGGAGGGAGAACTGCAAGCAGTCAGGCAAGAAGTCAGCGCCCAGTTGGGACTCTTCCGCGGAATGGCGCTGTTGGCTGGGACCCAGGACCCTACCATTCCCCAAAAGCTCGGGCTGCAGCAACAACAGCCGATAACAAAGCGTACAGCAGGCATTTTGACCGCGCCGGAAAACAGCAGAATGGTCTATGACGGACATACTATCGTGGCCAGAGCGAATGCTGTCAAAGGCGCCAAAAGCTACGAGGTGTGGGGCTGCGATGGCGATCCTATGACGGAGAGCAACTGGAGACACCTCACTACCTCCTGTCGGGTGAACCGGATCGAAATAGCAGGCCTTACTCCCGGAAAGATGTTCTACTTCAGAATCAGGGCGATCGCGCCCTCCGGCCCGGGTTCCTGGACGAATTTTATGAGCATGATGGCCATCTAA
- a CDS encoding HigA family addiction module antitoxin, which yields MSYTNNLPPIHPGVFLKEILDDLTVTQTAFAKAIGVSPMRVSHVIKGTRPVTAELALLFGKAFSQTPTYWMNLQTSFDLKTAEKELAQKVRQVHPLSQAA from the coding sequence ATGTCCTATACAAATAATCTGCCTCCCATTCATCCTGGAGTATTCTTAAAAGAAATACTTGATGACCTTACCGTCACGCAGACTGCTTTTGCCAAAGCTATCGGCGTTTCTCCTATGCGAGTTTCGCACGTCATCAAGGGTACACGCCCTGTGACTGCGGAGTTGGCCTTACTCTTCGGCAAAGCCTTTAGTCAGACGCCGACGTATTGGATGAATCTGCAAACCAGCTTCGATCTGAAAACAGCAGAAAAGGAACTCGCACAAAAGGTGCGCCAAGTACATCCGCTCTCGCAGGCAGCGTAG
- a CDS encoding type II toxin-antitoxin system RelE/ParE family toxin — MRSTCSGSGIILPFTTDIHLPRLSPTASPRAFLSSELTPINNLFTVDAMIVSFGNKETERLYTTGKSKKLPPDILARAAMRLTQLDSAREVTDLLMPPSNRLEALSGNRARQWSIRINDQWRICFSFADGDATLVEITDYH, encoded by the coding sequence ATGCGGAGTACTTGCAGTGGCTCAGGTATTATCTTGCCTTTTACGACAGATATTCACCTCCCGAGGCTAAGTCCGACCGCCTCCCCCCGTGCTTTCCTCAGTTCAGAATTGACACCCATAAACAATTTGTTTACAGTTGACGCAATGATTGTATCGTTTGGCAACAAAGAAACCGAAAGGCTCTATACTACGGGTAAGTCTAAAAAGCTTCCTCCGGACATCCTCGCTCGTGCGGCCATGCGTCTGACGCAGTTGGACAGCGCACGCGAAGTCACGGATTTGCTGATGCCGCCTTCGAATCGGCTCGAAGCTCTTTCCGGAAACAGGGCCAGACAGTGGAGTATAAGAATCAACGACCAGTGGCGAATTTGTTTTTCCTTCGCAGATGGTGACGCCACCCTAGTCGAGATAACCGACTATCACTGA
- a CDS encoding transposase — translation MARANRHHIPGQVWHITHRCHKKEFLLKFAKDRQRWRYWLFEARKRFGLQVLNYTATSNHIHLLVVDNHMDTIPKSLQLIAGRTAQEYNQRKERNGAFWEDRYHATAIDHDEHLLRCLVYIDLNMIRAGVVSHPSEWDMNGYNEIQKPPIRYGVIDHQELQRLCGISDPQKFKEQYKQWVEVALTGGSVERESSWTESVAVGNRKFIEEVKARLGIQAIGKKIREQGGTLLTLREESAAYNADYGVKKGALSLQNTYFWDIS, via the coding sequence ATGGCAAGAGCTAACAGGCACCACATACCAGGGCAGGTATGGCACATTACCCATCGGTGCCATAAAAAGGAATTCCTGCTGAAGTTCGCCAAGGATCGACAACGTTGGCGCTACTGGCTTTTCGAGGCCAGAAAGCGCTTTGGTCTTCAAGTGCTGAATTATACGGCCACGTCAAATCATATTCATCTTCTGGTCGTTGATAATCACATGGATACCATACCGAAGAGTCTGCAGTTGATCGCTGGCAGGACCGCTCAAGAATATAACCAGCGAAAGGAGCGTAACGGTGCTTTCTGGGAGGATCGCTACCATGCGACGGCAATCGATCACGACGAGCACCTACTCCGCTGCCTGGTTTACATAGACCTGAACATGATCCGAGCCGGTGTTGTGAGCCACCCTTCGGAGTGGGATATGAATGGGTACAACGAGATCCAGAAGCCTCCCATCCGCTATGGTGTGATTGATCACCAGGAACTGCAGCGACTGTGTGGAATTTCTGACCCGCAAAAATTTAAGGAACAGTACAAGCAGTGGGTAGAGGTTGCCCTTACTGGCGGTAGCGTGGAGCGAGAAAGCAGTTGGACAGAAAGCGTGGCGGTGGGCAATCGAAAATTTATAGAAGAGGTCAAGGCACGCCTTGGAATTCAAGCCATTGGGAAAAAGATTCGGGAGCAAGGTGGGACCCTGCTTACTCTGCGCGAGGAATCCGCTGCTTACAATGCTGATTATGGCGTCAAAAAGGGCGCTTTAAGCCTCCAAAACACTTATTTTTGGGATATTAGCTGA
- a CDS encoding PIN domain-containing protein: MSGNRRFLLDTNAVVSLLAGNRDLADKLETAEYVGISVITYLEFLAFDSLSESDRDCFVRFVELVEVVPLAHDDSGLISKALVPSPASPGVGPS, encoded by the coding sequence ATGAGTGGTAACCGCCGGTTTCTGCTAGATACGAATGCTGTTGTCTCCCTTCTAGCCGGAAATCGTGACCTTGCCGATAAACTTGAAACTGCCGAGTACGTTGGCATCTCCGTCATCACCTATCTCGAATTTCTCGCCTTCGACAGCTTGTCTGAAAGTGACCGTGACTGTTTTGTGAGGTTTGTGGAGCTTGTAGAGGTAGTACCGCTTGCGCACGACGACAGCGGACTTATTTCCAAGGCTCTTGTTCCTTCGCCTGCTTCGCCTGGGGTCGGACCAAGCTAA
- a CDS encoding type II toxin-antitoxin system VapC family toxin, with amino-acid sequence MIALDTNILVRYLIKDDPDQAVLATNFLANNRCFLHKSVLLELVWVLASPAGYKLSRETVHERLLHVLGLSCIESEDPTIVSQALTWYAEGMDFGDALHLASSSELAGLATFDKKFASTAEKLDAKPPITLIS; translated from the coding sequence ATGATCGCCCTCGATACCAATATCCTGGTGCGGTACCTGATCAAGGACGATCCCGACCAAGCTGTACTGGCGACCAATTTTTTAGCAAACAACCGATGCTTTCTTCACAAGTCGGTCCTTCTCGAACTTGTCTGGGTGTTGGCGTCGCCAGCCGGTTATAAGCTCTCCCGGGAAACGGTACACGAAAGACTGCTCCACGTTCTCGGTCTTTCCTGTATTGAAAGTGAAGACCCCACCATTGTATCCCAAGCGCTTACGTGGTATGCGGAAGGCATGGACTTCGGTGACGCCCTCCATCTAGCCAGTAGCAGTGAACTTGCTGGCCTTGCGACTTTTGATAAGAAATTTGCATCAACTGCTGAAAAGCTAGATGCGAAGCCCCCGATTACTCTAATCAGTTAA
- a CDS encoding AbrB/MazE/SpoVT family DNA-binding domain-containing protein, with protein sequence METVKLSSKGQFILPKAIRDRHHWDAGTEFVIIDRGAELVIKPTKVFPPTQLEAPDTPSVYRGKRLSLEDMEQAILSEAGKHL encoded by the coding sequence ATGGAAACGGTAAAGCTGTCGAGCAAAGGGCAATTCATACTACCTAAAGCCATTCGGGATCGGCATCATTGGGATGCAGGTACCGAGTTCGTCATCATTGATCGAGGGGCAGAACTGGTTATCAAACCAACCAAAGTCTTTCCGCCGACTCAGCTGGAGGCCCCCGACACCCCTTCAGTGTATCGTGGCAAGCGGCTTTCTTTGGAGGATATGGAACAGGCTATCCTCTCCGAAGCTGGTAAGCATCTATGA
- a CDS encoding sensor histidine kinase, which produces MIFSRLRHANYALALLATGAAFSLRQLVQYLTGADLPLYIAFFPIVLIVLLAIGRTPAILVAAAAAAYSAYWHLSPTGSNNVANSSDGVGLALFVLSGACLCLLSEIVRQKVDAYQSANEQLVREISLRRQTEEYLASRERDLSQTQMATHLGSWKWDIVNDKVTWSKELYRIFGVDPQTFIPTNTRANELIHPDDRDMHNNFVAMALTGVSVGPFECRLCPPGGEERIVLASGFDVEFDSFGNPVSLLGTVIDLTEQKLAERKISEYQQKLQSMVIELSMAEERERCRIAGELHDQVGQNLILCKMKLDALMELLQCGEPFDVAAGLETIIDQAIQDIRSLTFQMRPSILVTGGLGPALHWLSEELHATSGLKVELKADYSHKPLRHDVNQTVFQAARELMLNVAKHAGTNACRVTLNFDDDFLTLCVEDDGIGLQARSSQGTNTMKGGFGLFNVQQRIEHLGGRFSIEDKVAGGVLATIMVPTGACG; this is translated from the coding sequence ATGATTTTTAGCAGACTGAGACATGCAAACTACGCTCTGGCTCTCCTGGCAACCGGAGCCGCCTTTTCGCTGCGCCAGTTGGTTCAATACCTGACGGGAGCAGATCTTCCTCTCTATATCGCCTTCTTCCCCATCGTGTTGATAGTGCTCCTTGCGATTGGCCGGACACCGGCAATCCTTGTCGCAGCTGCGGCGGCGGCATATTCCGCTTACTGGCATCTCTCCCCGACGGGCAGTAATAACGTCGCAAATTCCTCTGATGGCGTCGGTCTTGCGCTGTTTGTCTTGTCTGGTGCCTGCTTGTGTCTACTTTCAGAGATCGTGCGGCAAAAGGTCGATGCCTACCAATCTGCAAACGAACAACTCGTGCGGGAGATAAGCCTGCGCAGGCAGACGGAGGAATATCTGGCAAGCCGCGAGAGAGACCTGTCGCAGACCCAGATGGCAACCCATCTTGGCAGCTGGAAGTGGGATATTGTGAACGATAAGGTGACTTGGTCCAAGGAGTTGTACCGGATTTTCGGCGTGGATCCGCAGACCTTCATTCCGACAAATACCAGGGCCAACGAATTGATTCATCCGGATGATCGGGACATGCACAACAATTTTGTTGCCATGGCGCTGACCGGCGTGTCGGTTGGGCCGTTCGAGTGCCGCCTCTGCCCCCCGGGGGGAGAGGAGCGGATCGTTCTGGCGAGCGGCTTTGACGTCGAATTTGATTCATTCGGCAACCCCGTCTCGCTCCTTGGGACCGTCATTGACCTCACCGAGCAAAAACTGGCTGAACGCAAAATTTCCGAGTATCAGCAAAAACTTCAATCAATGGTGATCGAACTGTCTATGGCCGAGGAGCGGGAGCGGTGCCGCATCGCAGGGGAGTTGCACGATCAGGTCGGTCAGAATCTCATCCTGTGCAAAATGAAGCTCGACGCGCTGATGGAACTGCTACAGTGCGGCGAGCCTTTCGATGTGGCTGCGGGGCTTGAGACGATTATAGACCAAGCGATCCAGGACATCCGGTCGCTCACCTTCCAGATGAGGCCGTCGATACTTGTCACCGGAGGCCTGGGCCCCGCCTTGCACTGGCTGAGTGAGGAGTTGCACGCAACGTCTGGGCTGAAAGTGGAACTTAAGGCCGACTACAGCCACAAACCGCTCAGACATGATGTTAATCAGACTGTTTTTCAGGCTGCGCGCGAACTGATGTTGAATGTCGCCAAACATGCTGGAACCAATGCCTGCCGAGTTACCTTGAATTTTGACGACGATTTCCTCACGCTTTGCGTCGAAGACGATGGCATCGGTTTACAGGCCAGGTCCTCACAAGGCACCAACACCATGAAGGGCGGATTCGGTCTCTTCAACGTGCAACAAAGAATTGAGCATCTGGGCGGCAGGTTTTCCATCGAGGACAAGGTGGCAGGAGGCGTTCTGGCAACCATCATGGTCCCGACGGGAGCGTGTGGCTGA